In Wenyingzhuangia fucanilytica, the following are encoded in one genomic region:
- a CDS encoding LytR/AlgR family response regulator transcription factor has product MIKQFKVWLNKPYFLIDKLSVKLSMTLGVGLFTFLFLYIFQPFGIDQVINANIFLIVGYGVLVSLSLFISYFILPKIFPVYFNLRNWTVQKEATFLLVSFLIITTINYIYHNVFISDYMPAFSYPKFMASVFSIGVFPVMLIIFLVEKHLQSQLNISSHKIIEEIRKEKKEIITIESDNIKETPLTLNIDDFLYAQSNNNYTTIVYLLEGKPKKTLMRVTLKKVEDFLTTYPQFIRCHRSFLVNKNEVLKTEGNARATVVILNHIQEPIPISRSFPKEKLIS; this is encoded by the coding sequence ATGATTAAACAATTTAAAGTTTGGTTAAACAAGCCTTATTTCTTAATTGATAAACTTTCTGTTAAACTTTCAATGACCCTAGGAGTTGGATTGTTTACTTTCTTATTCCTATATATTTTTCAACCTTTTGGAATAGATCAAGTTATTAATGCCAATATTTTTTTAATTGTTGGTTATGGTGTACTTGTTAGCCTTAGTTTGTTTATTAGTTATTTTATACTTCCTAAAATTTTTCCTGTTTATTTTAATCTAAGGAATTGGACAGTACAAAAAGAAGCTACTTTTTTACTAGTTTCTTTTTTAATTATAACCACCATAAATTACATATATCACAATGTATTTATTAGTGACTACATGCCTGCTTTTTCTTATCCCAAATTTATGGCATCGGTTTTTTCCATTGGAGTATTTCCTGTAATGTTGATTATTTTTTTAGTAGAAAAACATTTACAGAGTCAATTAAACATTAGTTCTCATAAAATTATTGAAGAAATACGAAAAGAGAAAAAAGAAATCATCACCATTGAATCTGACAATATCAAAGAAACTCCTTTAACTTTAAATATTGATGATTTTTTATATGCACAATCTAACAACAACTACACAACTATAGTGTATTTATTAGAGGGGAAGCCTAAAAAAACATTGATGAGGGTTACATTAAAAAAAGTAGAAGACTTTTTAACTACTTATCCGCAATTTATAAGATGCCACAGATCTTTTTTGGTAAACAAAAATGAAGTTCTTAAAACCGAAGGAAATGCAAGAGCAACAGTGGTCATTTTGAATCACATTCAAGAGCCAATTCCTATTTCTAGATCTTTTCCAAAAGAAAAATTAATTTCATAA
- a CDS encoding phytoene desaturase family protein → MKNKEVIIIGAGFSSLSASCYLAKAGYNVTILEKNNHIGGRAQQLHKDGFVFDMGPTFYWMPDVFDKFFNDFGKQTSDYYQITQLDPGYKVYADVMSSMNIAANFKTIVNTFEEKEKGSGDKLKKFIADAEENYNLAIKDLVYQPGENIFEIITPKTALKVGAFFSNIKSQVAKYIKHPELKQILEFPVLFLGAKPETTPGFYNFMNYADLKLGTWHPKKGMHQVAVGMANLAKELGVKIICKENITNINLEKNKVNTVTTTNNEYNCDILLSGADYHFTETLLPRKYRQYSEEYWNKKTFAPSALLFYVGFNKKLANVSHHTLFFDTDFNEHAKSIYNTLTWPEKPLFYASFPSITDDYFAPEGKESGTFLIPIAPGIEDTPAIREKYFNIIIKRLEKITNQNIVDFVSFKESYCINDFKEQFNSYKGNAYGLANTLLQTHILRPKLKSKKISNLYFTGQLTVPGPGVPPAIISGEIVSELIKKN, encoded by the coding sequence ATGAAAAATAAAGAGGTAATTATTATAGGAGCCGGATTCTCGTCATTATCCGCTAGTTGCTACTTAGCCAAAGCTGGCTACAATGTTACCATATTAGAAAAAAACAATCATATTGGAGGAAGAGCACAGCAACTACACAAAGATGGTTTTGTGTTTGATATGGGTCCAACTTTTTATTGGATGCCAGATGTGTTTGATAAATTCTTTAACGATTTTGGCAAACAAACATCCGACTATTATCAAATTACACAATTAGATCCTGGTTATAAAGTTTATGCAGATGTGATGAGTTCTATGAACATAGCTGCCAATTTTAAGACCATTGTAAACACTTTTGAGGAAAAAGAAAAAGGAAGTGGAGATAAATTAAAAAAGTTTATTGCCGATGCAGAAGAAAACTACAACCTAGCCATTAAAGATTTAGTATATCAACCAGGAGAAAATATATTTGAAATTATCACACCAAAAACAGCCTTAAAAGTTGGGGCTTTTTTTAGTAACATAAAATCACAAGTAGCTAAATACATAAAACATCCCGAGTTAAAACAAATACTAGAATTCCCAGTTTTATTTCTTGGAGCCAAACCAGAAACCACTCCTGGGTTTTACAACTTTATGAATTATGCCGATTTAAAACTTGGTACTTGGCATCCTAAAAAAGGAATGCATCAAGTAGCAGTTGGTATGGCAAACCTAGCAAAAGAGTTAGGGGTAAAAATAATATGTAAAGAAAATATTACTAACATCAATCTAGAAAAAAATAAAGTAAACACTGTTACAACTACAAATAATGAATATAACTGCGATATTTTGTTAAGCGGTGCAGACTATCATTTTACAGAAACTTTACTACCTAGAAAATATAGACAATACTCAGAAGAGTATTGGAACAAAAAAACCTTTGCTCCTTCTGCCCTACTTTTTTATGTAGGTTTTAACAAAAAATTAGCAAACGTTTCTCATCACACTTTATTTTTTGATACTGATTTTAACGAACATGCAAAATCTATTTACAATACTTTAACCTGGCCAGAAAAACCTCTTTTTTATGCTAGTTTTCCAAGCATAACAGATGATTATTTTGCACCAGAAGGAAAAGAATCTGGAACTTTTTTAATTCCAATTGCACCTGGAATAGAAGATACTCCAGCCATTAGAGAAAAGTATTTTAACATCATTATTAAAAGGTTAGAAAAAATAACAAACCAAAACATTGTTGATTTCGTAAGTTTTAAAGAAAGCTATTGTATTAATGATTTTAAAGAACAATTTAACTCGTATAAAGGAAACGCATATGGTTTGGCAAACACATTATTACAAACTCATATTTTAAGACCTAAACTTAAAAGTAAAAAAATTAGTAACTTATACTTCACTGGACAGTTAACCGTACCCGGACCAGGAGTACCACCAGCAATTATATCTGGAGAAATTGTGAGTGAACTTATTAAAAAAAATTAG